One window of Metamycoplasma arthritidis genomic DNA carries:
- the rlmB gene encoding 23S rRNA (guanosine(2251)-2'-O)-methyltransferase RlmB has translation MKNLIYGKNSVLDALKANFPIAKIYLQKGLVNKAITFKNIEYLSIQEMNQLVKNGNHQGYIAEIYNYQYYDLGTIFKDKPNLVLMLDHIQDPHNFGAIIRNANGFGIKHIIIPKNRACEVTPTVLKISSGAFTEIKIIRVGSLFDTLKELQKNGFWIYSSTLDDKATKLHKTKFATPTCLIVGNEESGVSHTLIKHSDALVYIEQKGTVQSLNVASATAVLLYEATKEN, from the coding sequence ATGAAAAACTTAATTTATGGTAAAAACTCCGTTCTAGATGCTCTAAAAGCAAATTTCCCTATTGCTAAAATCTACTTGCAAAAAGGATTAGTAAATAAAGCAATAACTTTCAAAAATATTGAATACTTATCAATCCAAGAAATGAATCAATTAGTTAAAAATGGTAATCACCAAGGTTATATTGCAGAAATTTATAACTATCAATATTATGATTTGGGCACTATTTTTAAAGATAAGCCTAATCTTGTATTAATGCTAGATCACATTCAAGATCCACACAATTTTGGGGCTATTATTAGAAATGCTAATGGTTTTGGAATTAAACATATTATCATTCCCAAAAATCGAGCATGTGAAGTTACACCTACTGTACTAAAAATTTCTTCAGGCGCTTTCACTGAAATTAAAATTATTAGAGTAGGCAGCCTTTTTGATACATTAAAAGAATTGCAAAAAAATGGATTTTGAATCTATAGCTCTACGCTTGATGACAAAGCAACGAAACTTCATAAGACTAAATTTGCTACACCAACTTGTCTGATTGTTGGTAATGAAGAAAGCGGCGTTTCTCATACCCTTATTAAACACTCCGATGCTCTTGTTTATATAGAACAAAAAGGCACTGTACAATCGCTTAATGTGGCAAGCGCCACGGCGGTGTTGTTATATGAAGCAACCAAGGAAAATTAA
- a CDS encoding FMN-dependent NADH-azoreductase, translating into MKKVLVLLSSPVAKENSYSTYFATKFVEEYQKINQEDEIKIIDLNSFDVSQKTLTSGNFATFFNENDSDALINELKSVDKLIVASPMINFNVPATLKNYLDHICVANKTFSYKYKAKGASIGLLDHLKVQIITSQGAPSGWYSFSSHTKYLEGLFNFLGIEIAPSIEITGTKVDPKPKEELYLEFEQEIIKKASEF; encoded by the coding sequence ATGAAAAAAGTTTTAGTTTTACTTAGCTCACCAGTAGCTAAAGAAAATTCTTATTCAACTTACTTTGCTACTAAATTTGTAGAAGAGTATCAAAAGATTAATCAAGAAGATGAAATTAAAATTATTGATTTAAATTCTTTTGATGTTTCGCAAAAAACGCTTACTAGCGGCAACTTTGCCACTTTCTTTAATGAAAATGACAGCGATGCTTTAATTAACGAACTAAAGAGTGTGGACAAATTAATAGTAGCTTCGCCAATGATCAATTTCAATGTACCCGCTACTCTTAAGAATTATTTAGATCATATTTGTGTAGCTAACAAAACTTTTAGTTATAAATACAAAGCTAAAGGAGCTTCAATTGGGCTGCTTGACCATCTTAAAGTACAAATTATTACAAGCCAAGGTGCTCCTAGCGGATGATATTCATTCAGTAGTCACACTAAATATCTTGAAGGATTGTTTAATTTCCTAGGTATTGAAATTGCACCTTCCATTGAAATCACTGGGACTAAAGTAGATCCTAAACCTAAAGAAGAACTTTATTTAGAATTTGAACAAGAAATTATTAAAAAAGCTAGCGAATTCTAA
- a CDS encoding ABC transporter ATP-binding protein, with product MTESLETKIANTTNQENEIAIGFYNVTKTFKKFVALDNVSFEIKKGQFHGFVGSNGAGKSTSIRCLLGFYPDTKGKMIINGIASTDPKSKLKIGYIPEEANFPKVLKMRDYLYHFACLSQIDPKEAKEKIEKYLIKYNMTGKEFEKSPYKMSSGQKKKVMLIQALINDPDLLILDEPAANLDPIARNELFSFLKEQNDLGKTIFISSHILSELEEYVDSFTVMEKGKVIESTTISNVEKKLEFNWLIVLSNQKNQERFLELLSKNKIAYQINEKAILVAIHNDEVKNNLITQMAQNNISFKSFAEYKASLKEIYFSNKNIEKK from the coding sequence ATGACTGAATCTCTAGAAACAAAAATAGCAAACACGACTAACCAAGAAAATGAAATCGCTATCGGTTTTTATAACGTTACCAAAACTTTTAAAAAGTTTGTTGCACTTGATAATGTAAGCTTTGAGATTAAAAAGGGTCAATTTCATGGTTTTGTAGGTTCAAATGGCGCCGGTAAAAGTACCTCCATTCGTTGTCTTTTAGGCTTCTACCCTGACACTAAAGGCAAAATGATTATCAACGGCATTGCTTCAACTGATCCAAAATCAAAACTAAAAATTGGTTATATTCCCGAAGAGGCCAATTTTCCTAAAGTCCTAAAAATGCGAGACTATTTGTATCACTTTGCTTGTCTTTCACAAATTGATCCTAAAGAAGCTAAAGAAAAAATTGAAAAATATCTAATAAAATACAATATGACTGGTAAAGAGTTTGAAAAATCTCCTTATAAAATGTCAAGTGGGCAAAAGAAAAAAGTAATGCTTATTCAAGCGCTAATTAACGATCCTGATCTACTAATTTTAGATGAACCAGCTGCTAATTTGGATCCAATTGCTCGTAATGAACTATTTAGTTTTTTAAAAGAACAAAACGACTTGGGAAAAACAATTTTTATATCTTCGCATATTCTTTCGGAACTAGAAGAATATGTTGATAGCTTCACTGTGATGGAAAAAGGTAAAGTTATTGAATCAACTACCATTTCTAATGTTGAAAAGAAACTTGAATTTAATTGACTAATAGTTTTAAGCAATCAAAAAAATCAAGAAAGATTTTTAGAACTTTTAAGCAAAAATAAAATTGCTTATCAAATCAATGAAAAAGCGATTTTAGTTGCTATTCATAATGACGAAGTCAAAAATAATCTAATCACTCAAATGGCGCAAAATAACATTTCATTTAAGAGTTTTGCTGAGTATAAAGCAAGTTTAAAAGAGATATATTTTAGTAATAAAAATATTGAAAAAAAATAA
- the argS gene encoding arginine--tRNA ligase, whose protein sequence is MITTKEIIIASLNEALEKLEIKKPITLTEPKSYGDYSTNLALTLQKELGKPAIEIAKEIVNAIDLKKHKEIVKVEVANPGFINFWVSNSVLSDLVNSINSLEDHYGDMSKEGKGAVNIEFVSANPTGFLHIGHARNAAIGATLCNVLEKAGHRVVREYYVNDYGNQMNNLAASVFSRYQQIFNKDFPMPDDAYKGHDMTIFADAFFKKYGDKYRNVAYTEEVKKLFRDFGREIALENIKIDLGRFGVWFDLYTSETQQYEKDRVWPVIRRLKSTYEKDGATWLNTTKGGNDDKDRVIIKGNGESTYMCADIAYHEQKFVELHDPEKGKIIDIWGADHSGYVERIKFSFEDLGWRRDQIEILLFQLLRVVKNGKEIKMSKRLGTSLTLRELLDLVGKDAVRYFLIERSYNSKIDFDINKVQKSDETNPLFLIKYAHARCYQLLEKAQIKNPIASNLENDFAQKLTNELKEYPNLIDTMAKTYKVNLLPPYLLKLAGAFNSFYSNVRILGDPNEQSYLALVKATKIVLANAMKLMDLDIPNKM, encoded by the coding sequence ATGATTACAACAAAGGAAATTATTATTGCTTCACTAAATGAAGCTTTAGAAAAACTCGAAATTAAGAAACCAATTACTTTAACTGAGCCAAAAAGCTATGGCGATTATTCAACTAATTTGGCACTTACTTTGCAAAAAGAATTAGGTAAACCAGCAATTGAAATTGCTAAAGAAATTGTTAATGCTATTGACTTAAAAAAACATAAAGAAATTGTAAAAGTTGAAGTAGCAAATCCAGGTTTTATTAATTTTTGAGTCTCAAATTCTGTGCTGTCTGACTTAGTAAACTCAATTAACTCATTAGAAGATCACTACGGTGATATGAGTAAAGAAGGAAAAGGAGCGGTAAACATTGAGTTCGTTTCAGCAAACCCGACAGGATTTTTACACATTGGACACGCTAGAAACGCTGCTATTGGTGCCACCTTATGCAACGTTTTAGAAAAAGCCGGACACCGAGTTGTACGTGAATATTATGTTAATGATTATGGAAACCAAATGAATAATTTGGCAGCTTCTGTTTTTAGTCGTTATCAACAAATTTTTAATAAAGACTTTCCCATGCCAGATGATGCTTATAAAGGCCATGATATGACAATTTTTGCCGATGCCTTTTTTAAAAAATATGGCGATAAATACCGTAATGTAGCTTACACTGAAGAAGTTAAAAAACTATTCCGTGATTTTGGAAGAGAGATTGCGCTTGAAAATATTAAAATTGATTTAGGTCGTTTTGGTGTTTGATTTGATTTATACACTTCTGAAACCCAGCAATATGAAAAAGATCGTGTATGACCAGTTATTAGAAGACTGAAATCGACTTATGAAAAAGATGGTGCAACTTGACTTAATACTACTAAAGGTGGTAATGACGACAAGGACCGGGTAATTATCAAGGGTAATGGCGAATCTACTTACATGTGTGCCGATATTGCTTATCATGAACAAAAATTCGTAGAACTTCATGATCCCGAAAAAGGTAAAATCATTGACATTTGAGGCGCTGATCACTCTGGATATGTTGAAAGAATCAAATTCTCATTTGAAGATTTAGGGTGAAGACGTGACCAAATTGAAATCTTGCTATTCCAATTATTAAGAGTTGTTAAAAATGGTAAGGAAATTAAAATGTCAAAAAGATTGGGCACTTCGCTTACTTTACGTGAATTGCTAGATTTAGTTGGCAAAGATGCCGTTAGATACTTTTTAATTGAAAGATCATACAATTCAAAGATCGACTTTGATATTAACAAGGTTCAAAAATCTGATGAAACTAACCCATTATTTTTAATTAAGTATGCACATGCTCGTTGCTACCAATTATTAGAAAAAGCGCAAATAAAAAACCCAATTGCTTCAAATCTTGAAAATGATTTTGCGCAAAAGCTAACAAACGAATTAAAAGAGTACCCTAATTTAATTGATACTATGGCAAAAACTTATAAAGTTAACTTGCTACCACCTTATTTATTAAAATTAGCCGGTGCCTTTAACTCATTTTATTCAAATGTTAGAATATTAGGCGATCCTAATGAACAAAGTTACTTAGCATTAGTTAAAGCAACTAAAATCGTTTTAGCTAATGCGATGAAGTTAATGGATTTAGACATTCCTAATAAAATGTAA
- a CDS encoding nucleotidyl transferase AbiEii/AbiGii toxin family protein — MNKLLGVSDEELELVIKNTANKLNMSKAIVEKDFWVCVILEYLFGQFKYKDDIVFKGGTSLSKVYKLIERFSEDIDLALDLKVLGHDKNSLYQTRSKNKQTKLNEELNNDTKLFIRDKLLPIFENDFKKILGNKTFSFYIDSSDEQTICFDYPKNHQDSSILQVIRLEIGCLAEPIPNQRHSIQTYIQDAYPQIFNEKIEVVALDSLRTFYEKLTILHKEANRTNDKYPKRYSRHYYDVYKMIIIDIRTKSFANMELLKDVVDFKKKFYACNFAKYDDIMSGNIRLTPPSKALEAFSEDYKNMQNMLFGVKIPFDQIIATINKYEKELNDFIKIFFASTHDSVMSY; from the coding sequence ATGAATAAACTACTTGGAGTGTCAGACGAAGAACTAGAGTTGGTTATAAAAAACACGGCCAATAAACTAAATATGTCAAAAGCAATTGTTGAAAAGGACTTCTGGGTTTGTGTAATTTTAGAATACCTATTTGGTCAATTTAAATATAAGGATGATATTGTTTTTAAAGGTGGAACAAGTTTATCAAAGGTTTATAAATTAATTGAACGATTTTCAGAAGATATAGATCTTGCATTAGATCTAAAAGTTTTGGGGCACGATAAGAATAGCCTTTATCAAACCAGAAGTAAAAACAAACAAACAAAATTAAATGAAGAGTTAAATAATGACACTAAATTGTTTATTCGTGACAAACTACTACCCATTTTTGAAAACGACTTTAAAAAGATATTAGGTAATAAAACATTTAGTTTTTATATTGATAGCTCGGACGAGCAAACAATATGCTTCGACTATCCTAAAAATCATCAAGATTCTTCAATATTACAAGTAATAAGATTAGAGATAGGTTGTTTAGCTGAACCTATTCCCAACCAACGTCACTCTATACAAACTTATATTCAAGATGCTTATCCCCAAATATTTAATGAAAAAATTGAAGTTGTAGCTTTAGATAGTTTGCGAACTTTTTATGAAAAATTAACCATATTGCATAAAGAGGCAAATCGAACTAATGATAAATATCCCAAAAGATATTCAAGACACTACTACGATGTTTATAAAATGATAATTATAGATATTAGAACAAAAAGTTTCGCTAATATGGAATTGTTAAAAGACGTTGTTGATTTTAAGAAAAAATTTTACGCATGTAACTTTGCAAAATATGACGATATTATGAGTGGAAATATAAGGCTAACGCCACCCTCAAAAGCATTGGAGGCATTTTCAGAAGACTATAAAAACATGCAAAATATGCTATTCGGTGTAAAAATACCGTTTGATCAAATTATTGCCACCATTAATAAATACGAAAAAGAGTTAAATGACTTCATAAAAATATTTTTTGCATCGACACATGATTCTGTTATGAGTTATTAA
- the arcC gene encoding carbamate kinase, translated as MSRIVIALGGNALGNNPEEQKELVKVPAKKIAELVKAGHQVVVGHGNGPQVGMIFNGFASAHEVNEKSPLVPLPEAGAMSQGYIGYHMVNAITNAFIDEGLAEQEVMYILTQTLVDGADPAFQNPTKPIGPFYTTKEEAEAMNPNSVIKEDAGRGYRKVVASPKPINFVGINQIKKSIEAGATVIVGGGGGIPTVTCPKKGHISGVDGVIDKDFALAKLASLTNADYFVVLTAVDNVMVNYKQPNQKALTHATKAELEEYIKQNQFAPGSMLPKVQAAIKFVEEGGKAAFIGDLKDLENIINGKTGTKVTLN; from the coding sequence ATGAGTCGTATTGTTATTGCCCTAGGAGGAAATGCTTTAGGAAACAATCCTGAAGAACAAAAGGAACTTGTTAAAGTTCCTGCTAAAAAAATTGCTGAGCTTGTTAAAGCTGGCCACCAAGTTGTAGTTGGCCATGGTAATGGTCCACAAGTTGGTATGATTTTCAATGGTTTTGCTTCAGCGCATGAAGTAAACGAAAAAAGCCCACTTGTTCCTTTACCAGAAGCTGGTGCAATGTCACAAGGTTACATTGGTTATCACATGGTTAACGCTATTACCAATGCTTTCATTGATGAAGGCTTAGCTGAACAAGAAGTAATGTATATTTTGACCCAAACTTTAGTTGATGGAGCAGATCCTGCTTTCCAAAACCCAACTAAACCAATTGGTCCTTTCTATACTACTAAAGAAGAAGCCGAAGCAATGAACCCTAATAGCGTAATTAAAGAAGACGCTGGCCGTGGTTACCGTAAAGTTGTTGCTTCACCAAAACCAATCAACTTTGTTGGAATTAACCAAATCAAAAAATCAATCGAAGCTGGTGCAACTGTTATCGTAGGTGGTGGTGGTGGTATTCCTACTGTTACTTGCCCTAAAAAAGGTCACATCTCAGGTGTTGATGGTGTTATTGACAAAGACTTTGCACTTGCTAAATTAGCATCATTAACCAATGCTGATTACTTTGTTGTCCTAACTGCAGTTGACAATGTTATGGTTAACTACAAACAACCAAACCAAAAAGCTCTTACACATGCAACCAAGGCAGAACTTGAAGAATACATTAAACAAAATCAATTTGCTCCAGGTAGCATGCTTCCAAAAGTACAAGCTGCTATTAAATTTGTTGAAGAAGGTGGAAAAGCGGCTTTCATTGGTGATCTAAAAGACCTAGAAAACATTATCAATGGCAAAACCGGAACTAAAGTTACTCTAAACTAA
- a CDS encoding ABC transporter permease → MKQYFRLKMKIVNKSLGSYLMPGIILLFVLILGIGLSVIFSSLASNSKVELSLLNILVTIISSIGIMALLAVVIYFIHLVYYNDRSDGIEMISYSKPLSRGQIFFGNFFAILIPSLATTVVYWIIGTTILFIFFNKADVSNINLLFKGSGIILFINLLGTMLLISMGLFIAPKINHKAFGITMSIPLAYGGLIVAANAQEASSIQRHFAKNYVENNARKNHILNTSNKSPLDFNGEQIDSFLKKRSKNSASLTFDAYDLEKMESFIESQKKIITSFFRWTSLLANNNDMISHMLGLQYGANTRVAWAKEKLNKNNYLNLKSNDGRDYSLIQTGANSQATFKAMIASYQSKVKDGLINLQRAINSATDANEKAALLKQKEQHQKLLNILEKTTKYSDIFNLEEFKNLVSNSYSQIESKLSASERDGNFLITHEAIIKKILVDMYKDKEAFFSTLISKNSLATYLTAHYYREKGLVIKDLKSLSDKNVNQEQNIQNLRKLAQIYGSIVQDNNSIIKYEFLESDFAGIKSLRFANYTPTFIAFALPIVATILLLIGAYFIHKRKAFK, encoded by the coding sequence ATGAAACAATATTTCCGCTTAAAAATGAAAATAGTTAATAAAAGTTTGGGCTCTTATTTGATGCCAGGGATTATCCTATTGTTTGTATTAATTTTGGGCATTGGGCTTTCTGTTATATTTTCAAGTTTAGCAAGCAACAGTAAAGTTGAACTTTCGCTATTAAACATTTTAGTTACGATAATTTCTTCAATTGGCATAATGGCTTTATTGGCGGTCGTTATCTACTTTATTCACCTAGTCTACTACAATGACCGCAGCGATGGCATTGAAATGATTAGTTATAGCAAACCACTATCTCGCGGTCAAATATTTTTTGGCAACTTTTTTGCTATCTTAATTCCTTCACTAGCAACAACAGTAGTGTATTGAATAATTGGAACAACAATTCTTTTTATTTTCTTTAACAAAGCCGATGTAAGCAACATTAATTTACTATTTAAAGGTAGTGGGATTATTCTTTTTATTAATCTTCTTGGCACAATGTTGCTGATTTCAATGGGTCTATTTATTGCACCAAAAATTAACCATAAAGCTTTTGGCATCACCATGTCTATTCCACTAGCTTACGGCGGGTTGATTGTGGCTGCCAACGCTCAAGAAGCTTCATCGATTCAAAGACATTTTGCTAAAAACTATGTTGAAAACAATGCTCGAAAAAATCACATTTTAAACACTTCTAATAAATCTCCTTTGGATTTTAATGGTGAACAAATTGATTCATTTCTTAAAAAAAGAAGTAAAAATAGTGCGTCTTTAACGTTTGATGCTTATGATCTTGAAAAAATGGAATCATTTATTGAAAGCCAAAAAAAGATTATTACTTCATTTTTCCGTTGAACATCACTTTTAGCCAATAATAACGATATGATTAGCCACATGTTAGGACTACAATATGGAGCCAATACCCGTGTTGCTTGAGCCAAAGAAAAGCTAAATAAAAACAACTACTTAAACTTAAAATCAAATGATGGCCGTGATTATTCATTAATCCAAACCGGTGCCAATTCACAAGCAACTTTTAAGGCCATGATCGCTAGCTATCAAAGTAAAGTTAAAGATGGGTTAATCAATTTGCAAAGAGCAATTAATTCAGCTACTGACGCCAACGAAAAAGCAGCACTTCTAAAACAAAAAGAACAGCATCAAAAACTACTAAATATTCTCGAAAAAACCACAAAATACTCAGATATTTTTAACTTAGAAGAATTTAAAAATCTAGTAAGCAATAGTTACTCACAAATTGAAAGCAAACTAAGTGCAAGTGAACGCGACGGTAATTTCTTAATAACTCATGAAGCAATCATTAAAAAGATTTTAGTGGACATGTATAAAGACAAGGAAGCATTCTTTTCAACACTAATTTCTAAGAACAGCTTAGCAACTTATCTAACAGCACATTACTATCGTGAAAAAGGTTTGGTAATTAAAGATTTAAAATCGCTTTCAGATAAGAATGTTAATCAAGAACAAAACATTCAAAATTTACGTAAATTAGCACAAATTTATGGATCGATAGTTCAAGATAATAATTCAATTATCAAATACGAATTCCTTGAAAGTGATTTCGCTGGCATTAAAAGTCTAAGATTTGCAAATTACACACCTACTTTTATTGCTTTTGCTTTACCAATTGTAGCAACCATTCTTTTATTAATCGGAGCTTACTTTATTCACAAAAGAAAGGCCTTTAAATAA
- a CDS encoding DUF6088 family protein, translating to MNSLKRQIEDIMSKNSGKIFSINDFYDIGTKNTIKSILHRLSQDEIVIRLIDGLYMKPKYSKILNEYSYPDAAEIAEKLADKFSWTIAPYGETALNYIGLSNQISNEYIYISNGAYREYWYGDKKIIFKHTANRNITLYSKELAILIQAIKTIGENNISNKDIKKLALFASHIKENLKIDTLKLPFWIQKVLRKIWEMNYE from the coding sequence ATGAATTCACTAAAAAGACAAATAGAAGACATTATGTCAAAAAATTCAGGAAAAATCTTTTCCATTAATGATTTTTATGACATTGGAACAAAAAACACTATCAAATCTATTTTGCATAGATTAAGCCAAGACGAAATAGTTATAAGACTAATTGATGGATTATATATGAAGCCAAAATATAGCAAAATTTTAAATGAATATTCCTATCCTGACGCTGCTGAAATTGCCGAGAAGCTTGCTGATAAATTTTCTTGAACAATTGCTCCGTATGGAGAAACTGCACTAAATTACATTGGTTTGTCTAATCAAATTTCTAACGAGTATATCTATATTTCTAACGGTGCGTATCGTGAATATTGATATGGGGATAAAAAAATTATATTTAAACATACAGCGAATAGAAATATAACGCTCTATTCAAAAGAACTAGCAATTTTAATCCAAGCAATTAAAACAATTGGCGAAAATAACATTTCAAACAAAGATATTAAAAAACTTGCTTTGTTTGCTTCACACATTAAAGAAAATCTCAAAATTGATACTTTAAAATTACCCTTTTGAATACAAAAAGTTTTAAGAAAAATTTGAGAAATGAATTATGAATAA
- a CDS encoding DNA cytosine methyltransferase has protein sequence MIEVKNKELNNLKFIDLFAGLGGFRIALESCGAKCVYSNEWDKHAQEVYKMNFNEIPDGDITLINENDIPDHDVLCAGFPCQAFSISGKQRGFQDSRGTLFFDVARIVRAKKPKVVFMENVKNFASHDNGNTLKVVRNTMIDLGYDFYSEVLNSLNFGVPQKRERIYMVCFRRDLNIKNFSFPKPFKLSTFLEDLLLSEEETSNLIINRPDLVLKDIEIKNNMIKPIRIGTVGKGGQGERIYSPKGIAVTLSAYGGGVFSKTGGYLINGKTRKLHPRECARIMGYPDFYLIHPSWNQAYKQFGNSVVINVLQHIAINIGKSLNNIEV, from the coding sequence ATGATAGAAGTCAAAAACAAAGAATTAAATAATTTAAAATTCATAGATTTATTCGCAGGCTTAGGCGGTTTTAGAATCGCTCTAGAATCCTGCGGTGCTAAATGTGTTTATTCTAATGAATGAGACAAGCATGCTCAAGAAGTGTATAAAATGAATTTTAATGAAATTCCAGATGGTGATATCACTCTTATTAACGAAAACGATATTCCAGACCACGATGTATTATGTGCGGGTTTTCCTTGCCAAGCATTTTCAATAAGCGGCAAACAAAGAGGCTTTCAAGATAGCCGAGGGACTTTGTTTTTTGATGTAGCCAGAATCGTAAGAGCAAAAAAACCAAAAGTTGTATTTATGGAAAATGTTAAAAACTTCGCATCCCACGATAATGGTAATACCCTAAAAGTAGTTAGAAACACTATGATTGATTTAGGATATGATTTTTATTCAGAGGTATTGAACTCATTGAATTTTGGAGTGCCCCAAAAAAGAGAGCGTATTTATATGGTGTGTTTTAGAAGAGACTTGAATATAAAAAATTTTAGTTTTCCTAAACCGTTCAAACTTTCCACTTTTTTAGAAGATTTATTATTGTCAGAGGAAGAAACGTCCAATTTGATAATAAATAGACCTGACTTAGTTTTAAAAGATATAGAAATTAAAAATAATATGATTAAACCAATTAGAATAGGAACTGTTGGCAAAGGCGGTCAAGGAGAGCGAATTTATAGCCCAAAGGGAATTGCGGTTACACTATCGGCTTATGGAGGGGGAGTTTTTTCCAAGACCGGCGGATATTTGATAAATGGCAAAACAAGAAAATTACATCCCAGAGAATGTGCACGCATAATGGGTTATCCTGATTTTTATCTAATTCATCCATCTTGAAATCAAGCTTATAAACAATTTGGAAATTCAGTTGTTATCAATGTTTTGCAGCACATCGCAATAAATATTGGGAAATCTTTAAATAATATTGAAGTGTAA
- a CDS encoding class I tRNA ligase family protein, whose translation MKKYYYLCGPTVYNYPHIGNMRPIVTFDLMIRAQRYLGDEIFYLHNITDIDDKIINKSLEENKSEKEITSFYEKYYLNLFTLFNLEMPTKVIRVTDSLDDMYNYIQRLIDIKAAYQVGKNVFFDIEKYQNTYGSISNQKIANLNYDEDKFQKNNPFDFALWKETSKGIKFASPFGEGRPGWHTECSCFIDKYFEGKTIDIHAGGIDLIFPHHENENIQHFALHHQPIAKNWMHFGTLNYKNQKMSKSIGNLIYPHDFLEKYEADTYKLLMLTTNYAKPINLTDEMLVLNQNQINKFKVIASKCLLEKMHDSIDQEKVNHIIALIASLNFAKANEELIKLTKSKEKYTTFIAIMKILGFNFASKTITKEDEELYQQWKNEVANKNFEQADTLRAKLIKKGLI comes from the coding sequence ATGAAAAAATACTATTACTTGTGTGGACCGACAGTCTATAATTACCCGCACATTGGCAACATGAGGCCAATTGTTACTTTTGATTTAATGATTCGAGCTCAACGCTATTTGGGCGACGAAATTTTTTATTTACATAATATAACCGATATTGACGACAAAATTATTAATAAATCTTTAGAAGAAAATAAAAGCGAAAAAGAAATTACCTCGTTTTACGAAAAATACTATTTAAATTTGTTTACACTTTTCAATCTAGAAATGCCAACTAAAGTGATTAGAGTGACCGATTCGCTTGATGATATGTATAACTACATTCAAAGACTAATTGATATTAAAGCAGCTTATCAAGTTGGTAAAAATGTTTTCTTTGATATTGAAAAATACCAAAATACATATGGCTCAATTAGCAATCAAAAAATTGCTAATTTAAACTATGATGAAGACAAATTTCAAAAAAACAATCCTTTTGATTTTGCGCTTTGAAAAGAGACTAGCAAGGGAATAAAGTTTGCGAGCCCCTTTGGCGAAGGTCGCCCAGGATGACACACTGAATGTAGTTGTTTTATTGACAAATACTTCGAAGGAAAAACTATCGATATTCACGCTGGTGGCATTGATCTAATTTTTCCCCATCATGAAAATGAAAATATTCAACACTTTGCTTTACACCACCAACCTATTGCAAAAAATTGAATGCATTTTGGAACACTTAACTACAAAAATCAAAAAATGTCAAAATCAATTGGTAACTTAATTTATCCTCATGATTTTCTAGAAAAATACGAAGCTGATACATACAAACTTTTAATGCTTACTACTAACTATGCTAAGCCAATTAACTTAACTGATGAAATGCTAGTTTTGAATCAAAACCAAATTAACAAATTTAAAGTCATTGCTAGCAAATGCTTGTTAGAAAAAATGCATGATAGCATTGATCAAGAAAAAGTAAACCACATTATTGCTTTGATTGCATCTTTAAACTTTGCCAAAGCTAATGAAGAGTTAATTAAATTAACTAAAAGCAAAGAAAAATACACTACTTTTATTGCAATAATGAAAATTTTAGGCTTTAATTTCGCTTCAAAAACCATTACTAAAGAGGATGAAGAGTTATACCAACAATGAAAAAACGAAGTAGCTAATAAAAACTTTGAACAAGCCGACACTTTAAGAGCAAAGTTAATTAAAAAAGGATTAATTTAA